One segment of Amycolatopsis alba DSM 44262 DNA contains the following:
- the asnB gene encoding asparagine synthase (glutamine-hydrolyzing), with protein MVPPNWASICSCRRSLASRRVPSMCGIAAIITKGARSTDAPLAGMLRSMLLPISHRGDVENFGETRITDRWAAGTNRLAITDRDHGVQPVTREGLTLFYNGELFNTDSLRNELVALGFEFETETDTEVVLNAYRAWGKQAFSRISGMYALVIFSDDDNGFVIARDPLGIKPLYLSENSEAVLIASELKSFGDVEGHRPVEFEPGQWYDGTTYQRFSTILDISPDPGELHLDEDALVRTYRDLFLQAVRSHVDTDLPVAVTFSGGIDSAAVLAAARRYHDNVVAFTVGLKGSADIEVARRYCEEQGIAHHVEEISMDDVIAAVPTVVRYGEFFEAIDAMDSCISYFAYRLIQRHGFKVAICGEGSDELLGGYDLFRTHPDPVELVRYRTGNLHRTDIQRVDRMSMAHSVETRVPFLDLDLAKFTLGLPFSVKIRDGVEKWILRQAVSDLLPDYILHRPKIRMPDGSGLKSQLREYAAAMAGEIEFPGGEDIRLGLTSPEERYFLAEYLKKGYPAPEQRYKVAGYDYDETGYFTFVS; from the coding sequence GTGGTGCCGCCGAACTGGGCATCGATCTGCAGCTGTCGGCGGAGCCTGGCGTCAAGGCGGGTGCCTAGTATGTGCGGGATCGCGGCGATCATCACCAAGGGGGCTCGTTCGACCGATGCCCCACTGGCTGGCATGCTCCGGTCGATGCTGCTCCCGATATCACATCGGGGCGATGTCGAAAATTTCGGGGAAACGCGGATCACGGACCGGTGGGCGGCGGGCACGAACAGGCTGGCGATCACGGACCGGGACCACGGCGTCCAGCCGGTCACGCGGGAGGGGCTGACGCTCTTCTACAACGGTGAGCTGTTCAACACCGACTCGCTCCGGAACGAGTTGGTGGCACTGGGTTTCGAGTTCGAGACCGAAACAGACACCGAAGTCGTCCTCAACGCGTACCGGGCGTGGGGAAAGCAGGCCTTCTCCCGGATCTCCGGCATGTACGCCCTCGTGATCTTCAGCGATGACGACAATGGTTTCGTCATCGCACGGGATCCCCTCGGCATCAAGCCGCTCTACCTGTCCGAGAACAGCGAAGCGGTGCTGATCGCCTCGGAGCTGAAGAGCTTCGGGGATGTCGAGGGCCACCGGCCGGTGGAGTTCGAACCAGGACAGTGGTACGACGGCACGACCTACCAGCGTTTTTCCACCATCCTGGACATCTCGCCTGATCCGGGCGAGCTCCACCTCGACGAGGACGCGCTCGTCCGGACGTATCGGGACCTGTTCCTCCAGGCGGTGCGAAGTCATGTCGATACCGACTTGCCGGTAGCGGTCACGTTCAGTGGCGGCATCGACAGTGCCGCGGTGCTCGCCGCGGCGCGTCGCTATCACGACAACGTCGTTGCGTTCACGGTCGGACTCAAGGGCTCGGCGGACATCGAGGTCGCCCGGCGATACTGCGAAGAGCAGGGCATCGCGCACCACGTCGAAGAGATCTCCATGGACGACGTCATCGCCGCGGTCCCGACCGTGGTCCGATACGGGGAGTTCTTCGAGGCCATCGACGCGATGGATTCGTGTATCTCCTATTTCGCCTACCGGCTGATCCAGCGACACGGCTTCAAGGTGGCGATCTGCGGCGAAGGCAGCGATGAACTGCTCGGCGGCTATGACCTGTTCCGTACCCACCCCGATCCGGTGGAGCTGGTCCGTTACCGCACGGGCAACCTGCACCGGACCGATATTCAGCGGGTCGACCGCATGAGCATGGCTCATTCGGTCGAGACGCGGGTCCCCTTCCTCGATCTGGATCTCGCGAAATTCACCCTCGGCCTGCCGTTCTCCGTGAAGATACGCGACGGGGTGGAGAAGTGGATCCTGCGCCAGGCCGTCTCGGATCTGCTTCCGGACTACATCCTCCACCGTCCGAAGATCCGCATGCCGGACGGCAGCGGGCTGAAATCGCAGCTTCGTGAATACGCCGCCGCCATGGCGGGCGAGATCGAGTTTCCCGGTGGTGAGGATATCCGGCTCGGCCTGACGTCTCCCGAGGAAAGGTACTTTCTCGCGGAGTACCTCAAAAAGGGTTACCCCGCTCCGGAACAACGGTACAAGGTGGCCGGGTACGACTACGACGAAACCGGCTACTTCACTTTCGTTTCCTGA
- a CDS encoding DMT family transporter — protein MRSLASVCAAMLAVVLWATNATVAAEALRSVTALQLLTLQFGAAAVTLAVLGVCGALRSREAARETWSWRANSPGWRGLAVGMVGLTGTILLQKVSFAFAPVFDANAISYGWPLLIALWGAWSLGIAKGWPHLLLSALGMTGVVMLLGVGAEGLSLGSMVGYACAVGSAVCMAFYTVAAGRLRLRTMQVLLPAAITGTVVAWIGSEVSGAPWPPMSEWLGSIYLGIGPMAAGYLLWTVASARGRPSVIAAIGYLTPFASTALLIAAGAPVTALTAVGAILILACNIGVLLLSHSESHREPETALKPSTPELQRDARH, from the coding sequence ATGCGCAGCCTGGCTTCGGTGTGTGCCGCCATGCTGGCGGTCGTGCTCTGGGCGACCAACGCGACGGTTGCCGCGGAAGCGTTGCGCAGTGTGACGGCCTTGCAGTTGCTGACGTTGCAGTTCGGCGCGGCCGCGGTGACTCTCGCGGTCCTGGGAGTCTGTGGCGCCCTTCGCTCACGCGAGGCCGCGAGGGAGACCTGGTCGTGGAGAGCGAACTCGCCGGGGTGGCGTGGCCTGGCGGTCGGCATGGTCGGGTTGACCGGGACGATCCTTCTCCAGAAGGTGTCTTTCGCGTTCGCTCCGGTATTCGACGCGAACGCGATTTCCTACGGATGGCCGCTCCTCATCGCGCTATGGGGCGCATGGTCGCTGGGAATCGCCAAAGGCTGGCCGCATCTGCTCCTGTCGGCGCTGGGGATGACCGGAGTGGTCATGCTGCTGGGTGTGGGAGCGGAGGGCCTGTCGCTGGGCTCGATGGTCGGCTACGCGTGCGCCGTGGGTTCCGCCGTCTGTATGGCCTTCTACACCGTGGCAGCGGGCAGGCTGCGGTTGCGGACCATGCAGGTCCTGCTCCCCGCGGCGATCACGGGAACCGTCGTTGCCTGGATCGGATCCGAGGTCAGCGGTGCGCCATGGCCGCCGATGTCGGAATGGCTGGGCTCGATCTACCTGGGCATCGGGCCGATGGCCGCCGGATACCTTCTGTGGACGGTGGCCAGTGCCCGCGGCCGCCCCAGTGTGATCGCCGCGATCGGCTACCTCACCCCGTTCGCGTCCACGGCATTGCTGATCGCGGCAGGCGCACCGGTCACCGCACTGACCGCGGTCGGGGCGATCCTGATCCTGGCGTGCAACATCGGCGTGCTCCTCCTCAGCCACAGTGAGAGCCACCGCGAACCCGAAACAGCACTCAAACCATCGACCCCGGAGTTGCAGCGCGATGCTCGCCACTGA
- the aroA gene encoding 3-phosphoshikimate 1-carboxyvinyltransferase: MSTSKIALTAARITPSATLRGTVTPPGSKSYSARAVLAAGMAPGTSRIRRITNSRNVRALIDAVATLGAEISFEGDDLVVVGPAELKNNQTIDVGNSGIVLRLLLGATAHLDRTTFVTTFPESLGRRSNIEMLDALRQLGVGADWQERDGRLPISTYGAGIHGGSTSIESRKSSQFLSGLLYLGGRLDSALEIHVPDELKAPSMVRTTQQVLATAGVETSASADGLHYQVPANTAFAPAEFAVGSDPASTAALLALTAALDSDVSIRHTGLTELDGVVDYVRSVGATVTVGSDEIRVQGNPAALKPLDFDGSLSPDSVLPLAALSAHADGTSIFRNIEHIRYKECDRISDFRKELRKVGIESDETVDSLIIHGNPAGATESAVVDSHFDHAVVLAFTLIGARSKHGLVIENAGVVGQTYPDFFRGAAELGIDLQLSAEPGVKAGA, from the coding sequence ATGTCGACATCCAAGATCGCGCTGACCGCCGCTCGAATCACCCCGAGTGCTACGTTGCGCGGCACCGTCACGCCGCCCGGTTCGAAGAGCTACTCCGCCCGCGCTGTTCTCGCCGCGGGCATGGCGCCGGGCACGAGCCGGATCCGCCGGATCACCAACAGCCGCAATGTGCGGGCACTGATCGACGCGGTCGCGACATTGGGCGCCGAGATCAGTTTCGAGGGCGACGATCTCGTCGTCGTCGGGCCCGCCGAGCTGAAGAACAACCAGACGATCGACGTCGGCAACTCCGGCATCGTGCTGCGGTTGCTGCTCGGTGCCACCGCGCATCTGGACCGCACGACGTTCGTGACGACGTTCCCCGAATCGCTCGGCCGGCGCTCGAACATCGAGATGCTCGACGCGCTTCGCCAGCTCGGTGTCGGTGCCGACTGGCAGGAACGCGACGGACGGCTGCCGATCAGCACCTACGGCGCCGGCATCCACGGCGGAAGCACCTCGATCGAGTCTCGCAAGAGCTCGCAATTCCTCAGTGGGCTGCTCTATCTGGGTGGCAGGCTCGATTCGGCACTGGAAATCCACGTGCCGGACGAACTCAAGGCCCCGTCCATGGTGCGGACGACTCAGCAGGTGCTCGCCACCGCGGGCGTCGAAACCTCCGCATCCGCGGACGGACTGCACTACCAGGTCCCCGCGAACACTGCCTTCGCTCCGGCCGAATTCGCCGTCGGCAGCGATCCCGCGAGCACCGCGGCCCTGTTGGCGCTCACGGCAGCACTGGATTCCGACGTGTCGATCCGGCATACCGGGCTCACCGAACTCGACGGTGTCGTCGACTATGTCCGGTCCGTCGGCGCGACCGTCACGGTCGGGTCCGACGAGATCCGTGTCCAGGGCAATCCGGCGGCGCTGAAGCCGCTCGATTTCGACGGATCCCTGTCACCGGACTCCGTCCTGCCCTTGGCCGCGTTGTCCGCGCACGCCGACGGGACCAGCATCTTCCGCAACATCGAGCACATCCGGTACAAGGAGTGTGACCGGATCTCCGACTTCCGTAAGGAATTGCGCAAGGTAGGCATCGAGTCCGACGAAACCGTGGACAGTCTCATCATCCACGGCAACCCGGCGGGTGCCACCGAATCCGCGGTCGTCGACAGCCATTTCGACCACGCGGTCGTGCTCGCCTTCACGCTCATCGGCGCGCGGAGCAAGCATGGATTGGTCATCGAGAACGCCGGCGTTGTCGGTCAGACCTATCCCGATTTCTTCCGTGGTGCCGCCGAACTGGGCATCGATCTGCAGCTGTCGGCGGAGCCTGGCGTCAAGGCGGGTGCCTAG
- the tvaA gene encoding thioviridamide family RiPP peptide yields the protein MNSHDDAVAPSISDQDIENLVAQITTAETATTEDGLSLSDVSGFSEEELQRFLEEKAGLTAASGVQQSVIGFAVTIAVHC from the coding sequence ATGAATTCGCATGACGATGCCGTAGCACCGTCGATTTCCGACCAGGACATCGAAAACCTGGTCGCGCAGATCACCACGGCCGAGACGGCCACGACCGAGGACGGCCTGTCGCTGTCCGACGTCTCCGGTTTCAGCGAGGAGGAGCTGCAGCGCTTCCTCGAGGAGAAGGCCGGTCTCACCGCCGCCAGCGGTGTGCAGCAGAGCGTCATCGGCTTCGCGGTCACCATCGCCGTGCACTGCTAA
- a CDS encoding AfsR/SARP family transcriptional regulator: MRYEVLGSLRVLDGDIPSEISARKIEKLFAALLACADRVVSFEALMAELWGEEPPRRAMACLQVYVSQLRKFLRRPDDTESPVVTRPSGYLLRLNDDELDARLFLRRMGQGRVFAKEKRHREACSAFEAALSLWRGPVMGGMRSGPIVDGFVTGLTEAKLESAAMLGESQLVLGMHREIVGRLYSLIAENPLREVFYRQLMLALYRSERQGDALKVYQAARKTLNDELGVEPCRSLRELHQSILDAEDRLAS, encoded by the coding sequence GTGAGATACGAGGTTCTTGGTTCGCTGCGGGTGCTGGACGGCGATATCCCGTCGGAGATCAGTGCGCGAAAAATCGAGAAGTTGTTCGCGGCGTTGCTGGCCTGCGCGGACCGGGTCGTGTCCTTCGAGGCGCTGATGGCCGAGCTTTGGGGAGAGGAGCCGCCCCGGCGCGCGATGGCCTGCCTGCAGGTGTACGTCTCACAACTGCGCAAGTTCCTGCGACGACCGGATGACACGGAGAGCCCGGTGGTCACCAGGCCGTCCGGCTATCTGCTGCGGCTGAACGACGACGAGCTGGACGCGCGCCTGTTTCTGCGCCGGATGGGCCAGGGGCGCGTTTTCGCCAAGGAAAAGCGGCACCGTGAGGCATGTTCCGCTTTCGAGGCGGCTTTGTCGTTATGGCGCGGCCCGGTCATGGGCGGTATGCGCAGTGGCCCGATCGTCGACGGTTTCGTCACCGGGCTGACGGAGGCCAAGCTGGAGTCCGCGGCGATGCTCGGAGAATCGCAGCTGGTGCTCGGGATGCACCGGGAGATCGTGGGCAGGCTGTATTCGCTGATCGCCGAGAACCCGTTGCGCGAGGTGTTCTACCGGCAGTTGATGCTGGCGTTGTACCGTTCCGAACGTCAGGGTGACGCGCTGAAGGTGTATCAGGCCGCTCGCAAGACGTTGAACGACGAACTCGGTGTGGAACCGTGCCGTTCGCTTCGGGAACTGCACCAGTCCATTCTCGACGCCGAGGACCGCCTGGCCTCCTGA
- a CDS encoding T3SS effector HopA1 family protein, whose amino-acid sequence MTAHQDLLRQIAADIEVLGDLEFRHRTLGSLTPPRDVQTDPERPLLVLLCRTIYLAYHVGDLAAARLFLGGGMAVGTLYDIEDYDYTERLRAANPGVGCWEDGWTVSRVDGDRRVVTKDGISLLATPGELRPPTSAAGTEVSVRFPPEARYRLTGWYSVRSDSGKPLGDDVVRVYYTVDHPDAAPSLLNAVCSRLNRLEAPFGMKTVNDPAGLLRRDSFVVYLDVDVWQRERDFLVQLAEDHRSLLRDDPPRFALRIGHGISLAHEPRRETAAMSFGEHRSLLVAEGLLDAWEAGERTHDHKVSAIEARFAAKGLDAHHPYRNDRQLSA is encoded by the coding sequence ATGACAGCGCACCAGGACCTGCTGCGGCAGATCGCGGCCGACATCGAGGTGCTCGGTGATCTCGAGTTCCGGCACCGGACACTCGGTTCGCTCACTCCCCCGCGCGACGTGCAGACCGATCCCGAACGGCCGCTGCTCGTCCTGCTGTGCCGGACGATCTACCTCGCGTACCACGTCGGCGATCTGGCGGCCGCCCGGCTTTTCCTCGGCGGGGGCATGGCTGTCGGCACGCTTTACGACATCGAGGACTACGACTACACGGAACGCCTTCGCGCGGCCAATCCCGGCGTCGGATGCTGGGAAGACGGTTGGACGGTCAGCCGCGTCGACGGTGACCGGCGAGTGGTCACCAAGGACGGGATTTCCCTGCTCGCCACCCCCGGCGAGCTCCGGCCGCCCACGTCCGCCGCCGGTACCGAGGTCTCCGTGCGGTTCCCGCCGGAGGCTCGCTACCGCCTCACAGGCTGGTACAGCGTCCGCAGTGACTCGGGCAAGCCGCTCGGCGACGACGTCGTCCGCGTCTACTACACCGTCGACCATCCTGATGCCGCGCCGTCGCTGCTCAACGCCGTCTGTTCCCGGCTCAACCGGCTGGAAGCCCCCTTCGGCATGAAGACCGTGAACGATCCGGCCGGGCTTCTGCGCCGCGACTCGTTCGTCGTCTACCTGGACGTCGACGTCTGGCAGCGCGAGCGGGATTTCCTCGTCCAGCTCGCCGAGGACCACCGGTCCTTGCTGCGCGACGATCCGCCCCGGTTCGCGCTCCGGATCGGGCACGGCATCTCGCTGGCCCACGAACCACGGCGAGAGACGGCTGCCATGAGCTTCGGAGAACATCGCAGCCTGCTCGTCGCGGAAGGCCTGCTCGACGCCTGGGAGGCGGGCGAGCGCACGCACGATCACAAGGTCAGCGCGATCGAAGCACGGTTCGCGGCCAAGGGGCTCGACGCGCACCACCCTTACCGCAACGACCGGCAGCTGAGCGCATGA
- a CDS encoding ArsR/SmtB family transcription factor translates to MKLSDVAAVLASDVRINILQWLKNPQAEFVSQREGDLSEHGACLSLIAAKAEISVPTASRHIERLVQVGLVKTTRIRPWNFHAVDVDGLDRALRLFDELRK, encoded by the coding sequence GTGAAGCTCAGTGACGTGGCCGCGGTGCTCGCCTCCGATGTGCGCATCAACATCTTGCAGTGGCTCAAGAATCCTCAGGCCGAGTTCGTCTCCCAGCGCGAAGGTGACCTCAGCGAGCACGGCGCGTGTCTCTCCCTCATTGCCGCCAAAGCCGAGATCTCCGTACCCACCGCCTCCCGGCACATCGAGAGGCTCGTGCAGGTCGGGCTCGTCAAAACCACCCGTATCCGCCCCTGGAACTTCCACGCGGTCGATGTGGACGGCCTCGATCGCGCGCTGCGGCTCTTCGACGAACTCAGGAAATGA
- a CDS encoding aminoglycoside phosphotransferase family protein — translation MNPSIDFDERLRVRTLGFHLPRPGSRTSTRYQRPAEPTWAEVAEQVRSTPDPAPLRGFSMCVSRRRVVLAELADGRHVLIKWPDDGLDQDTGHELRMLGLMAELPLPRPTRAAIPRVLTDPDRRISVYEAIDPCESMRELSDRGGLTTAHIVALAGVLAGLHTTPVDDLAAANPDLRVPMPAPKNTLLSVREYSYGLGMEYDEWLRVIQSLSGHWAALHRTWQPRSLLHFDLRDDNVLFATGDLRVIDWEFACLGDPAYDVGHLITQFVLPAVRRWQPGSPLMPPEVLGRIGTFLTAYLRFSGYGTELPATAVRYAGLVLLQHAGAQLEQFGSLDRTGHLALVLAEGLVRKPETLLKNLHLDLPESS, via the coding sequence ATGAATCCTTCCATCGATTTCGATGAGAGGCTGCGCGTCCGGACGCTGGGGTTCCACCTCCCGCGTCCGGGCTCGCGGACTTCGACCCGTTACCAGCGCCCGGCCGAGCCGACCTGGGCCGAGGTCGCCGAACAGGTCCGCTCGACACCGGATCCGGCGCCACTGCGCGGCTTCTCGATGTGCGTCTCACGCAGGCGGGTCGTCCTCGCCGAGCTTGCCGACGGCAGGCACGTGCTGATCAAGTGGCCCGACGACGGCCTCGACCAGGACACCGGGCACGAGCTCCGCATGCTCGGACTGATGGCTGAGCTGCCGCTGCCCCGGCCGACCCGCGCGGCGATTCCCCGCGTCCTCACCGACCCGGACCGGCGGATCTCGGTCTACGAGGCCATCGATCCGTGCGAGAGCATGCGTGAGCTGTCCGACCGGGGCGGGCTGACCACGGCGCATATCGTCGCGCTCGCCGGCGTGCTGGCCGGGCTGCACACGACGCCGGTCGACGACCTGGCCGCCGCCAACCCGGATCTGCGGGTGCCCATGCCCGCCCCCAAGAACACCCTCCTGTCGGTCCGCGAATACTCCTACGGCCTCGGCATGGAGTACGACGAATGGCTCCGCGTCATCCAAAGCCTTTCCGGTCATTGGGCCGCGCTGCACCGGACGTGGCAGCCGCGCAGCCTGCTCCACTTCGACCTGCGCGACGACAACGTCCTGTTCGCGACGGGCGATCTCCGCGTCATCGACTGGGAGTTCGCCTGCCTCGGCGACCCCGCCTACGACGTCGGTCATCTGATCACCCAGTTCGTCCTGCCCGCCGTCCGGCGCTGGCAGCCGGGAAGTCCGCTGATGCCGCCCGAGGTGCTGGGCCGGATCGGCACCTTCCTGACCGCCTACCTCCGGTTCAGCGGCTACGGCACGGAACTGCCCGCCACCGCCGTCCGCTACGCCGGTCTCGTCCTGCTGCAGCACGCGGGCGCGCAGCTGGAGCAGTTCGGCTCACTCGACCGGACAGGCCATCTCGCGCTCGTGCTGGCCGAAGGGCTGGTGCGGAAGCCGGAAACCCTGCTGAAGAACCTCCATCTCGATCTCCCGGAGAGCTCATGA